A part of Prolixibacteraceae bacterium genomic DNA contains:
- a CDS encoding glycoside hydrolase family 88 protein: MIKKGILSLIIGCTLLSCSNNELKKDNIKSTFDKTPKWVSKSFNTINGHAKNMLSEVLKFKQTPRSTERGLKPSRDWTSGFYPGTLWYLYEYSRNDQWQKDAQKVTQLLEKEQYNTEDHDVGFRIYCSYGNGWLLTKNNSYKKVVIQAAKSLATRFNEKTKTIQSWNANEKRDWKFPVIIDNMMNLELIYEAYKLSGDKNLKRVALTHADQTMKYHYRKDFSCPHVIDYDPETGEFRKMDWNNGFCDPNTAAWSRGQSWGLYGYTMMYRETKDPKYLKFAENIANFITDHPKMPKDFVPYWDYSCPKPKSMRDASAAAIMASALLELSEYSEQYGQKYFNIAEIALKSLSSIEYLAPVGTNENFIIKHTTGNYLAGSEVNGSLSYGDYYYTEGLIRYLKIINNQKLY, from the coding sequence ATGATCAAGAAAGGTATACTATCGCTTATCATTGGTTGCACATTATTGTCATGTAGTAACAACGAGCTTAAGAAAGATAACATCAAGTCAACATTTGACAAAACCCCCAAATGGGTATCCAAATCATTTAACACCATTAATGGACATGCAAAAAACATGCTCTCAGAAGTTCTCAAATTTAAACAGACACCGAGATCGACAGAAAGAGGACTCAAACCATCACGCGATTGGACCAGTGGATTTTACCCAGGAACATTATGGTATTTATATGAATATTCCAGAAATGACCAATGGCAAAAAGATGCCCAGAAAGTAACGCAATTGCTAGAAAAAGAACAATACAATACAGAAGATCATGATGTCGGATTCAGAATTTATTGCAGTTATGGAAATGGTTGGTTACTCACAAAGAATAACAGTTACAAAAAAGTAGTTATCCAAGCAGCAAAATCATTAGCAACAAGGTTTAATGAAAAAACAAAAACCATTCAATCTTGGAATGCCAATGAAAAAAGAGATTGGAAATTCCCTGTCATCATAGATAACATGATGAACTTAGAGTTAATCTATGAAGCATATAAATTATCAGGAGACAAGAATCTTAAAAGGGTTGCTCTAACTCATGCAGACCAAACAATGAAATATCATTATCGTAAGGATTTCTCATGTCCACATGTTATTGACTATGATCCAGAAACAGGAGAGTTTAGAAAGATGGATTGGAATAATGGTTTTTGTGATCCAAACACTGCAGCATGGAGCCGAGGACAAAGCTGGGGGCTTTATGGTTACACGATGATGTATAGGGAAACTAAAGATCCAAAGTATCTTAAGTTTGCTGAAAACATTGCCAACTTTATCACAGATCACCCTAAAATGCCAAAAGACTTTGTTCCCTACTGGGATTACTCTTGCCCAAAACCAAAGTCAATGAGAGATGCATCTGCTGCTGCAATTATGGCTTCAGCGCTCTTAGAACTAAGTGAATATAGCGAACAATACGGTCAGAAATACTTTAATATCGCTGAGATTGCTTTAAAAAGCCTCTCCTCAATTGAATACTTAGCTCCAGTAGGCACCAACGAAAACTTCATTATCAAACACACAACAGGAAACTATCTTGCAGGCAGTGAAGTAAATGGTTCGTTAAGCTACGGAGACTACTATTACACAGAAGGATTAATTCGATATCTTAAAATAATTAACAATCAAAAACTCTACTGA